From the Kitasatospora atroaurantiaca genome, the window CGCGTACACCGGGGTGCCGGTCTTGATCAGGTCCTGGGCGACGCGCTTGGCCTGGTTGATCGGGATGGCGAAGCCGAGGCCGATGCTGCCGGCCCGGCCGGTGCTGCCGCTGGTGTTGGACTGGATCGCCGAGTTGATGCCGATCACCGCGCCGCTCGCGTTGAGCAGCGGGCCACCGGAGTTGCCCGGGTTGATCGAGGCGTCGGTCTGCAGCGCGTTCATGTAGGAGGACTGCGCGCCGGTCTCGTCGCCGGAGGCGACCGGGCGGTCCTTGGCGCTGATGATGCCGGTGGTGACGGTGCCTTCCAGCCCGTACGGGGCGCCGATGGCGATCGTCGCGTCGCCGACCGCGACCTTGTCGGAGTCGCCCAGCGGGAGCGGGACGAGCTTGTCCTTCGGCGGGTTGTCCAGCTTGATCACGGCCACGTCGTAGCCCTGGGCCCGGCCGACCACCGAGGCGGGGTACGAGGAGCCGTCCGAGAACTTCACGGTCAGCTTGCCGCCGTTGGCCGCCGGGGCGACCACGTGGTTGTTGGTGAGGATGTGGCCCTCGGTGTCGAAGACGAAGCCCGTACCCGTGCCGGACTCCTGCGAGCCCGAGGCCTTGATGGTGACGGTGCTGGGCAGGGCCTTGCCGGCGATCCCGGCGACGGAGTCCGGCGCACGGTCGATCGCCTTCTGGTTGTCACCCGCGGTGACGGTGGTGCTGGTGTGGCTGGTGGAGGAGCTGCCGGCCCCACCGTCGCGGTCGGCCACGGAGACGCCGATCGCTCCGCCCGCGAGGCCGGCCACCAGGGCCACCGCCGCGACCAGGGCGATCAGGCCGCCGCGCTTGCGGCCGGGGCCCGGGGCGGGGCTGGGCGCGCCGGGGTACTCGCCCGGGTAGCCGGGGACGTCCGAACCGCCGGCACCGCCCGGGGGCGTGCCCCAGCCGCCGAGCGGCTGGCCTGCGCCGAACGGGTGGTGCCCCTCGGCCGCCAGAGGGACTGCAGCGGCTGCCGGAGCCGGGGCCGGAGCGGCGTAGGGGTTGTTGGCCGCCGCCGGGGCGGCGGGCGGCAGCACCGGCGGCGGCGCGTCCACATAGGTGGGCGTAGGCGAAGGTGCAGCGGGGGCAGGGGCGGGCGCCGCAGGCGGCGGCGCGTCCAGGTAGGAGGGCGCAGCCTCGGCGGGCGCCGGAGCGCCCTCGGGGGCCGGAGCGCTCAGCTTGGTGAAGGCGAGCGTCGGCGCGGACTCGACAACCGGCGGGGCATCAGCCGACGCGGTGTCAGGAGCCGGACCCACCACCCCCTGACCGGAGGAGGAGCGCTCCTCCTCCGGCCCGGTGGACCCACTCGCGTGCTCGGTGCTCACGTACGACCTCCATAGCTGACAGGACCTTGGACCATAGTTTTTCGCATACGTGATTCGGATGCCGTAAGGAGCTCTCTGAAGAACTCTTAAGAATCCTTACGCACTCCTGACAGAGCGCGCTCAGCACCCCCCGGAGGACCCCCCGGAGGACGCCCGGGAGCACCCCCGGGCGGTCCCGCGATGCGGACGCCCGTCCCCCTGGCCTTGGCGTTCCCGGCCCGGCCGGTTAGCCTGACGCTCCAAACTGACACGCGGGAGCTTGGACCGTCCAGGCTGAGAGTGCGCTGGTCGACCGTACGCCATGGCCCTGCATCCGATGCAGGGCCGCCGAGCGTCGCGGCGAGGGAGCGCTGACCGCTCGAACCTGTCCGGGTAATGCCGGCGTAGGGAGAATCGGCCATGACGGCTGCCCCCACCCTCACCGATCCGTCCACCGCCGCGCTCGCGCGCCCCGAGGCGCCGCTGACGCTGGACACCGCGCCGCCGCGCACGCTCGGGATCCGCGACCAGTTCGCGCTCTGGGCCAACCTGGGCGTCAGCCTGATCGGCTTCACCAGCGCCGCGACCGTGCTGGGCGCCCCTGGCGCCGAGCTGTCCTTCACCGCCGCCGTGACGGCGATCGTGGTCGGGACGGTCATCGGTACGGC encodes:
- a CDS encoding S1C family serine protease, which gives rise to MSTEHASGSTGPEEERSSSGQGVVGPAPDTASADAPPVVESAPTLAFTKLSAPAPEGAPAPAEAAPSYLDAPPPAAPAPAPAAPSPTPTYVDAPPPVLPPAAPAAANNPYAAPAPAPAAAAVPLAAEGHHPFGAGQPLGGWGTPPGGAGGSDVPGYPGEYPGAPSPAPGPGRKRGGLIALVAAVALVAGLAGGAIGVSVADRDGGAGSSSTSHTSTTVTAGDNQKAIDRAPDSVAGIAGKALPSTVTIKASGSQESGTGTGFVFDTEGHILTNNHVVAPAANGGKLTVKFSDGSSYPASVVGRAQGYDVAVIKLDNPPKDKLVPLPLGDSDKVAVGDATIAIGAPYGLEGTVTTGIISAKDRPVASGDETGAQSSYMNALQTDASINPGNSGGPLLNASGAVIGINSAIQSNTSGSTGRAGSIGLGFAIPINQAKRVAQDLIKTGTPVYAILGVLRNDDYKGDGAQIQTSSVQGTPPVTAGGPADQAGLKPGDIITKLGNHPIDSGPTLVSEIWTYKPGDKVEVEYTRDGKTAKTTVTLGERKGDN